GAGCCGCACGTAGAGATCGCGCGAATATTTCGCGAGCCGCGTCATGTTCTGGCTGCCGCGAAGCTGGCCGATCAGCCCGGCGGCATGCCAGGTGGTGCCGGATGTCAGCTGCTTGCGCTCCAGAAGCACCACATCGGTCCAGCCGAGCTTGGCGAGGTGATAGGCAACCGAACAGCCGGATACACCGCCGCCGATGATGACGGCCCTCGCCTTGGACGGAACAGGCTTGAGGGAAGTGGTATTGCTCATGCCTTCAGCCTCTCGTTCGATGCATCCCAGATCGACTGATCCGGCTGTACGACCGCCTTGAACCGGTCGCCGAAAATCTCGACTTCTATCGCGGTGCCGGGCTCGCAGAGATCGGCGCGCAGCATGCCGAGAGCGATGGACTTGCCGACCCGGTAACCCCAGTTGCCGGAGGTTGTCTCTCCGACCACCTGTCCGTCATGCCAGAGCGTCGACATATAGGGCGCGTCGCAATCATCAGCCTCGACGACCAGCGTCACGAAGCGTTTCGAAACGCCCCGCTGCTTCTCGGCCAAAAGCGCCGCCTTGCCCTTGAAATCCGGCTTCGACCAGTCGACGAACCGTTCAAGCCCGCCTTGCAGCACGGTGTAGTCGGTCGAAAGATCGCCCTTCCAGGCGCGATAGCCCTTTTCCACGCGGAGACAGTCCAGCGCCTCCATGCCGAAGGGTTTCAACCCGTGGCTCTTGCCCGCCATCCAGATCGCGTCGAAAACATCGGGCGTATCCTCGACCCTGGTATGGATCTCCCATCCGAGTTCACCGGCAAAGGAAACACGCACGAGCTGGCACCAGCGCCCGCCGATCTGCGCCGACTGATGTGTGAGCCACGGGCGGGAAAGATCGGCGTCCGTGACATCGGCGAGGATCGCGCGGGAGTAAGGCCCGGTCAGGATCTGGCAGGAGAAGGCCTCGGTTACATCTTCGATAACGAAAGCGGCATCGGCCGGTTTAAGCTTCAGGAGCCATTCGTAATCATGCCACTGGGCGGTCGCAGCCGTTATGAGGAAGAAGAAATCCTCCTCGATCGCCATCACCGACATCTCTGTGACGATCCGGCCCTTGTCGTCGGCGAAATAGGCAAGCCCGATCCGCCCGGGCTTCGGCACGCGACCGGTGATGATGGAGGAAAGCCAGTCGCGCGCACCAGCACCCTTCACCCGGTAGCGGGAAAATCCCGGCAGATCGAGAATGCCCGCAGCGTCACGTACTGCAAGACACTCCTCCTCGATCCGCGGACTCCACGGCCCGTTCCGGTCCCATGTCTGGGTTGCCGCTTCCGAGGTATCGTCGCCGGGCTTTGCATACCACATCGCCCGCTCCCAGCCGTTATAGGGCTTGAACTGCGCACCGAGCGCCACGATCCGGTCATGGATCGGGGAAAGCTTGCGATTGCGCCCCGCCGGCCAATAGTGCTTCGGGAAGTGCATCGCATATTCATGGCCGTAGATCTCCATGCCCTTGGCGACGCAATAATCGGGATCGGACGCGAAGGAGGTGTAACGGCGCGGATCGCAGGACCACATGTCCCATTCCGTCTCGCCCTCCGTCACCCATTCGGCCAGCACCTTGCCGGCCCCGCCCGCCTGACAGATGCCGAAGGTGAAGACGCAGGCCTCGAAGGCATTCGGCACGCCGGGCATCGGGCCGATCAGCGGATTGCCGTCCGGTGCATAGGGAATGGGACCGTTGATCATCTTGGAGAGACCCGCCGTGCCAAGGATCGGTACGCGCTCGACGGCATCGTTGAGATACCACTCCAGCCTCTCCAGATCGTCGGGGAAAAGCTGGAAGGAAAAATCCTCCGGCATCGGGTCGTCCTTCGTCACCCAATGCGCCCGACAGGCCTTTTCGTAAGGCCCGAGATTCATGCCGTATTTTTCCTGCCGGAGATAATAGGAGCTGTCGACATCGCGCAG
The window above is part of the Rhizobium sp. ACO-34A genome. Proteins encoded here:
- a CDS encoding dimethylglycine dehydrogenase, with product MSQLPGSARVVIIGGGAVGASSLYHLAKAGWTDCVLLEKNELTAGSTWHAAGNVPTFSSSWSIMNMQRYSTELYAKLGGLVDYPMNYHVTGSLRIGHTKERLQEFRRVVGMGRYQGMDLDIMSTDEMRSKYPFLETHDLTGALYDPYDGDIDPAQLTQALAKGARDMGAKIVRFCPVTAARRENGEWVLTTPLGEIRCEYVVNAAGYYAREVGKLFGRDVPMMVMSHQYMLFDTIPELEAWSREAGHKLPLLRDVDSSYYLRQEKYGMNLGPYEKACRAHWVTKDDPMPEDFSFQLFPDDLERLEWYLNDAVERVPILGTAGLSKMINGPIPYAPDGNPLIGPMPGVPNAFEACVFTFGICQAGGAGKVLAEWVTEGETEWDMWSCDPRRYTSFASDPDYCVAKGMEIYGHEYAMHFPKHYWPAGRNRKLSPIHDRIVALGAQFKPYNGWERAMWYAKPGDDTSEAATQTWDRNGPWSPRIEEECLAVRDAAGILDLPGFSRYRVKGAGARDWLSSIITGRVPKPGRIGLAYFADDKGRIVTEMSVMAIEEDFFFLITAATAQWHDYEWLLKLKPADAAFVIEDVTEAFSCQILTGPYSRAILADVTDADLSRPWLTHQSAQIGGRWCQLVRVSFAGELGWEIHTRVEDTPDVFDAIWMAGKSHGLKPFGMEALDCLRVEKGYRAWKGDLSTDYTVLQGGLERFVDWSKPDFKGKAALLAEKQRGVSKRFVTLVVEADDCDAPYMSTLWHDGQVVGETTSGNWGYRVGKSIALGMLRADLCEPGTAIEVEIFGDRFKAVVQPDQSIWDASNERLKA